In the genome of Pseudanabaena sp. BC1403, the window TACTTGGCTTTGCCGAATCAGTTAGATACTGGTGTTTCTGAGATCTTGCAACGATTGCAAGGGGAATGTATGGTGCAGCTTTCGCAAATTACCGATGAGGAGAGGAAGTTATTACCCAAAAATCTAAATGTGGCGGCTTCATTTTTCTTGAGTTGGCAAGAGTTGTCACCTTTGGCGCAACGTTTGGCTTGTTTGTTGGGTTTGTTTGCTTTAGCACCGATTCCTTGGACTTTGGTAGAGACTACGATGTTGACCGAGACAGAGAACAAACAATCTTTTTGGCAAGAATTGAAAATGGCAAGGGGTGAGTTACTAAATCTACACTTGTTGGAGCGGACGCAACAGGGTGTGTATGAATTGCATCAGCTTTTGCGGGAATATTTTCAGTTTAAATTACAACAACATCCCGAATGGTTATCTCTCAGGAAACAGGTAGTTGTTACTTTACTAAAGGTATCTAGACAAATACCACATACTCCAACTTTAAAAGATATTGCCAAGATAACACCTGTAATTCCCCATCTGGAAATGATTAGCCGAAAAATGATTAGCCGTGAAATGCTAAAAGATATTCCTAATCCTGAAGATGATTTATTTTGGGTATTTGATGGCATTGCAAGATTTTATAAAGGTCAGGGACTCTATAGGCTTGCAGAAGAGCCTTATCAAAGAGGTTTGATTTCGGTTATTAACATTTTAGGAGTAGACAATCTCTCTGTTGCTTACCTTCTAAATAATCTTGCAGAACTTTATCGAGCGAAAGGAAAATATAATGAAGCTAAACCTCTTTTTTTGCGCTCACTTGAGATCAAAGAAAAACAACTAGGCTCAGACCATCTTGATGTCGCTAACAGCCTCAACAATCTTGCAGCGCTTTACGAATTG includes:
- a CDS encoding tetratricopeptide repeat protein; the protein is MPTQLQDFVQVQLGETMPDGLDSGEKLAGHCWRRLSERVGEPMLVVLDDVKDYGNVEPFLPPLDGKFRVLVTTRLGLGNAMQQYTLDVLVLAAAVDLLKSFLPETDPRRKNDGEIEKLCEWLGRLPLAIELVGRYLALPNQLDTGVSEILQRLQGECMVQLSQITDEERKLLPKNLNVAASFFLSWQELSPLAQRLACLLGLFALAPIPWTLVETTMLTETENKQSFWQELKMARGELLNLHLLERTQQGVYELHQLLREYFQFKLQQHPEWLSLRKQVVVTLLKVSRQIPHTPTLKDIAKITPVIPHLEMISRKMISREMLKDIPNPEDDLFWVFDGIARFYKGQGLYRLAEEPYQRGLISVINILGVDNLSVAYLLNNLAELYRAKGKYNEAKPLFLRSLEIKEKQLGSDHLDVANSLNNLAALYELQENYGEAESGASQLSTECKCL